In one window of Comamonas testosteroni DNA:
- a CDS encoding SPFH domain-containing protein → MDYAVPLAIAIIAVIFIVRSIKVVPQQHAWVKERLGKYAGTLTPGLNFLIPFVDRIAYKHSLKEIPLDVPSQVCITRDNTQLTVDGILYFQVTDPMRASYGSSNYIMAVTQLAQTSLRSVIGKLELDKTFEERDMINAQVVNAIDEAALNWGVKVLRYEIKDLTPPAEILRAMQAQITAEREKRALIAASEGRRQEQINIATGEREAFIARSEGEKQAAINKAQGEASAITTVAEATGQALERVATAIRQPGGEQAVQLKVAESAVEAYSKVAADANTTLVIPANMTEVSGLIASAMKMVQVGKSA, encoded by the coding sequence ATGGATTACGCAGTCCCTCTCGCCATCGCCATCATTGCCGTCATCTTCATCGTCCGCTCGATCAAGGTGGTCCCCCAGCAGCATGCATGGGTCAAGGAGCGTCTGGGCAAATATGCAGGCACGCTCACACCCGGCCTGAATTTTCTGATCCCGTTCGTGGACCGCATCGCCTACAAGCACAGCCTCAAGGAAATTCCCCTGGACGTGCCCAGCCAGGTCTGCATCACGCGTGACAACACGCAACTGACCGTGGACGGCATTCTCTACTTCCAGGTCACCGACCCCATGCGCGCCAGCTATGGTTCGTCCAACTACATCATGGCCGTGACCCAGCTCGCCCAGACCTCGCTGCGCAGCGTGATCGGCAAGCTGGAGCTGGACAAGACCTTCGAGGAACGCGACATGATCAATGCCCAGGTCGTCAATGCCATCGACGAGGCTGCGCTGAACTGGGGCGTGAAGGTGCTGCGCTATGAAATCAAGGACCTGACACCGCCCGCTGAAATTCTGCGCGCCATGCAGGCCCAGATCACGGCCGAGCGCGAAAAGCGCGCCTTGATCGCCGCTTCCGAAGGTCGACGCCAGGAACAGATCAACATCGCCACCGGCGAGCGCGAAGCTTTCATCGCCCGCTCCGAGGGCGAGAAGCAAGCCGCCATCAACAAGGCCCAGGGTGAGGCTTCCGCCATCACCACCGTGGCCGAAGCGACCGGACAGGCGCTGGAGCGCGTGGCCACGGCCATCCGCCAGCCCGGTGGCGAGCAGGCCGTTCAGCTCAAGGTGGCTGAAAGTGCCGTGGAGGCCTACAGCAAGGTGGCTGCGGACGCCAACACCACTTTGGTCATTCCTGCGAACATGACCGAGGTCTCCGGCCTGATTGCTTCCGCCATGAAGATGGTCCAGGTGGGCAAGAGCGCCTGA
- a CDS encoding efflux transporter outer membrane subunit — protein sequence MNGRNPMRAAALTLIAAVLSGCSFAPTYDRPAAPIPGTWSAASSASTASVQSLHWKEFVIDERLRSRIETALANNRDLRQTLLNVQTARAAYRVQRADQLPGLEAQAGGTRQRMPADLSGTGAARVQSNYQAGAGLMAFELDLFGRVRSLSEAALMEYLATEEAARSVQISLIAEVIQASLAQDSARQRHTLALRTLQAREKEWQLMSERRKVGTASRLDEQEAQGLLELARAEVERFERELRQASNALDWLVGDGSVQAVVELNARPMVQEIGAGLPSELLVLRPDIRAAEYQLRSRNASIGAARAAFFPRISLTGSYGSASAELSDLFAGGQRSWSFMPQLSLPIFDGGRNRANLEIAQLRKDMAVASYERSIQTAFREVSDALASVETLRREELARQRLVQTSANTLKLAELRYRAGVDSHLRYLDAQRTDFAQQMALIEVSAQRQMALATLFKALGGGWGRAAG from the coding sequence ATGAACGGACGAAACCCCATGCGTGCCGCAGCGCTGACGCTGATTGCTGCGGTGCTCTCCGGCTGCTCTTTTGCGCCGACCTATGACAGGCCTGCTGCGCCCATTCCCGGCACCTGGAGCGCGGCATCATCGGCCTCGACGGCATCGGTGCAGAGCTTGCACTGGAAGGAGTTCGTGATCGATGAGCGCCTGCGCTCGCGTATCGAAACGGCGCTGGCCAACAACCGCGATCTGCGTCAGACACTGCTCAATGTACAGACTGCTCGCGCGGCCTATCGCGTGCAGCGTGCAGACCAGCTGCCCGGTCTGGAGGCGCAGGCTGGCGGCACCCGCCAGCGCATGCCCGCCGACCTGAGCGGCACAGGAGCGGCCAGGGTGCAGAGCAACTATCAGGCGGGCGCCGGGCTGATGGCTTTCGAGCTCGATCTCTTCGGCCGTGTGCGCTCGCTGTCCGAGGCTGCGCTCATGGAGTATCTGGCCACCGAGGAGGCTGCGCGCAGCGTGCAGATCAGTCTGATCGCAGAAGTGATCCAGGCCTCGCTGGCCCAGGACAGCGCACGGCAGCGCCATACCCTGGCGCTGCGCACCTTGCAGGCGCGCGAGAAGGAATGGCAGCTGATGAGCGAGCGCAGAAAGGTCGGCACGGCAAGCCGTCTGGACGAGCAGGAGGCGCAAGGGCTGCTTGAGCTGGCGCGCGCCGAAGTCGAGCGCTTCGAGCGCGAGCTGCGCCAGGCTTCAAACGCACTGGACTGGCTGGTGGGCGATGGCTCGGTGCAGGCAGTCGTGGAGTTGAATGCCAGACCCATGGTGCAGGAGATTGGAGCCGGTCTGCCGTCCGAGCTGCTGGTGCTGCGCCCCGATATCCGAGCTGCCGAATATCAGCTGCGCTCACGCAATGCAAGCATTGGCGCGGCGCGGGCAGCGTTCTTTCCGCGCATCTCGCTCACGGGCTCCTATGGCTCGGCCAGTGCCGAGCTCTCCGATCTGTTTGCCGGCGGCCAGCGCTCCTGGTCCTTCATGCCGCAGCTGAGCCTGCCGATTTTTGATGGAGGCCGCAACCGCGCCAATCTGGAAATCGCGCAGCTGCGCAAGGACATGGCGGTAGCCAGCTACGAGCGCAGCATCCAGACGGCGTTTCGTGAAGTCAGCGATGCACTGGCCTCCGTGGAGACGCTGAGGCGCGAGGAGCTGGCTCGCCAGCGTCTGGTGCAGACCAGCGCGAATACGCTCAAGCTTGCCGAGCTGCGCTATCGCGCGGGGGTGGACAGTCATTTGCGCTATCTGGATGCGCAGCGCACCGATTTTGCGCAACAGATGGCTCTGATCGAGGTCAGCGCGCAGCGGCAGATGGCGCTGGCCACGCTGTTCAAGGCCTTGGGTGGCGGCTGGGGGCGAGCAGCGGGTTGA